A region of Necator americanus strain Aroian chromosome I, whole genome shotgun sequence DNA encodes the following proteins:
- a CDS encoding hypothetical protein (NECATOR_CHRI.G450.T1), with amino-acid sequence MCTSHRLFLVAARFCCIAQRNAPIVTHLLLVQDAGINIASFGMLFVVIERAIASRFTTTYEVQCTGFIVPSLLCSTVALIVIVLVNISLYRQRHHFMMDLTNKYQMDENIRVCRYLIPVAINNVMTQVVFILLIAYSVFFTDIPLGHDTSYLSHAYDLLLAYERDFFVIALVLRSQKFDQLVKRRRRTSKVVEMEAAAAATSDHFNSLKKMWS; translated from the exons ATGTGTACTTCACATAGGCTATTCTTAGTTGCTGCAAGATTTTGTTGCATTGCTCAACGGAATGCTCCAATTGTG ACTCACCTACTCCTTGTTCAAGACGCTGGTATTAACATCGCCTCATTTGGTATGCTATTTGTTGTCATTGAAAGAGCCATAGCTTCAAGATTTACCACCACCTACGAGGTTCAATGTACTGGATTTATCGTGCCCAGTTTGTTATGTAGCACAGTG GCCTTAATTGTTATTGTGTTAGTTAATATTTCTTTATACCGACAACGACATCATTTTATGATGGATCTTACAAACAAATATCAAATGGATGAGAATATCAGAGTTTGCCGCTATCTCATACCTGTCGCAATCAATAACGTTATGACTCAG gtcGTATTTATATTGCTCATAGCGTACTCTGTCTTTTTCACAGATATTCCCCTCGGTCATGACACTTCTTACTTGAGTCATGCGTATGATCTT ttacTAGCCTATGAACGGGATTTTTTCGTGATAGCGCTTGTTCTACGAAGTCAAAAGTTTGATCAACTGgtgaaacgacgaagaagaacgTCGAAAGTCGTAGAAATGGAAGCTGCAGCTGCTGCTACATCTGATCATTTCAACAGCCTTAAAAAAATGTGGTCATAG
- a CDS encoding hypothetical protein (NECATOR_CHRI.G449.T1): MKFPILFKLQKEKSIEMMNLTDVDLVRCVLIGDNECGKEMMLKKYAAYSGIPYDSTTGQLVTAFNGRKCVFVDSSVDKGFNDPHVFLLCVSVARQANVEETVRMILDTVIDRIRGIPFVLVGTQIEKRLLTRIEYSDQHGTNCFPMPLHQAESFAKQIGANKYLECSEITGEGLDEVFEEAFEIAHNYAVQLQRGYQQNKSIPDDAKVRKSSCITQ, translated from the exons ATGAAGTTCCCCATCCTATTCAAACTACAAAAAG aaaaatccatagaaatgATGAACCTCACCGATGTGGATTTGGTTCGTTGTGTTTTAATCGGGGACAACGAATGTGGTAAAGAAATGATGCTCAAGAAATATGCAGCATATTCGGGAATCCCGTATGATTCTACG ACTGGCCAGCTCGTCACCGCTTTCAACGGTAGGAAATGCGTTTTCGTTGACTCCTCTGTCGATAAGGGATTCAACGATCCGCATGTTTTCCTCCTCTGTGTCTCCGTTGCCCGTCAAGCTAATGTTGAAGAGACTGTACGTATG ATTCTGGACACGGTTATCGATCGGATACGTGGAATACCGTTCGTTTTAGTAGGAACACAAATCGAGAAACGATTACTAACACGAATAGAGTACAGCGATCAACACGGGACAAACTGCTTCCCGATGCCGCTACATCAAGCCGAATCGTTTGCAAAACAAATCGGCGCCAATAAATATCTGGAGTGTTCAGAGATTACCGGC GAAGGTCTCGACGAAGTTTTCGAAGAAGCCTTTGAAATTGCTCATAACTATGCTGTACAGCTTCAACGTGGTtatcaacaaaataaatcaataccAGATGATGCAAAGGTCAGAAAATCCAGTTGTATTACCCAATAA
- a CDS encoding hypothetical protein (NECATOR_CHRI.G449.T2), with amino-acid sequence MMNLTDVDLVRCVLIGDNECGKEMMLKKYAAYSGIPYDSTTGQLVTAFNGRKCVFVDSSVDKGFNDPHVFLLCVSVARQANVEETVRMILDTVIDRIRGIPFVLVGTQIEKRLLTRIEYSDQHGTNCFPMPLHQAESFAKQIGANKYLECSEITGEGLDEVFEEAFEIAHNYAVQLQRGYQQNKSIPDDAKVRKSSCITQ; translated from the exons atgATGAACCTCACCGATGTGGATTTGGTTCGTTGTGTTTTAATCGGGGACAACGAATGTGGTAAAGAAATGATGCTCAAGAAATATGCAGCATATTCGGGAATCCCGTATGATTCTACG ACTGGCCAGCTCGTCACCGCTTTCAACGGTAGGAAATGCGTTTTCGTTGACTCCTCTGTCGATAAGGGATTCAACGATCCGCATGTTTTCCTCCTCTGTGTCTCCGTTGCCCGTCAAGCTAATGTTGAAGAGACTGTACGTATG ATTCTGGACACGGTTATCGATCGGATACGTGGAATACCGTTCGTTTTAGTAGGAACACAAATCGAGAAACGATTACTAACACGAATAGAGTACAGCGATCAACACGGGACAAACTGCTTCCCGATGCCGCTACATCAAGCCGAATCGTTTGCAAAACAAATCGGCGCCAATAAATATCTGGAGTGTTCAGAGATTACCGGC GAAGGTCTCGACGAAGTTTTCGAAGAAGCCTTTGAAATTGCTCATAACTATGCTGTACAGCTTCAACGTGGTtatcaacaaaataaatcaataccAGATGATGCAAAGGTCAGAAAATCCAGTTGTATTACCCAATAA